A single window of Acetohalobium arabaticum DSM 5501 DNA harbors:
- the aroF gene encoding 3-deoxy-7-phosphoheptulonate synthase — MSQPAKELYPLAGKSDKLEKSIIGIGDIGIGSGEPTVIADFCAIESREKFFTAAVSLKEAGAEVLRYELQLSPYSSQGLEDLSLEMLAEVKEETGLLIATEVMDIRQVESIAEYVDILQIGSQNMQNYPLLREVGNYNLPVILKRGMSATIREWLLAAEYILDAGNQDVILCEQGIKCFQQYTENLLDISAVPIIRQLSHLPVIIDPSQAAGRSDLIIPLAKAGLAAGVDGVMVEVHFETDETFCTRDQSLTLSQFEDLVEVIGANRNVLS; from the coding sequence ATGAGTCAACCTGCTAAAGAACTATATCCTTTAGCCGGTAAAAGTGATAAGTTAGAGAAGAGTATAATTGGGATTGGAGATATTGGAATTGGAAGTGGAGAGCCGACAGTAATAGCTGATTTTTGTGCTATAGAGAGTAGAGAAAAGTTCTTTACTGCTGCTGTGTCTTTAAAAGAGGCTGGAGCTGAGGTATTGCGTTATGAATTACAGTTATCCCCTTATTCCAGTCAAGGATTAGAAGATTTAAGTTTAGAGATGCTGGCTGAAGTGAAAGAAGAGACAGGTTTATTGATAGCTACTGAAGTAATGGATATTCGTCAGGTTGAATCTATAGCTGAATATGTTGATATTCTCCAGATTGGTTCGCAGAATATGCAGAATTATCCTTTATTGCGGGAGGTAGGCAATTATAATCTTCCAGTAATTCTGAAAAGAGGTATGAGTGCAACTATCCGTGAATGGCTGTTGGCAGCTGAATATATTCTTGATGCAGGTAACCAGGATGTAATTCTCTGTGAGCAGGGTATTAAATGCTTTCAGCAGTATACTGAGAATCTGCTGGATATCAGTGCTGTCCCCATTATCCGTCAGTTAAGCCATCTGCCGGTAATTATTGATCCCAGTCAGGCAGCGGGAAGAAGTGATTTGATAATTCCTCTGGCAAAAGCCGGTCTTGCTGCTGGAGTCGATGGAGTTATGGTAGAGGTTCATTTTGAAACTGATGAGACCTTCTGTACTCGAGACCAGTCATTGACACTATCTCAATTTGAAGATTTAGTAGAGGTAATTGGAGCCAATAGAAATGTATTATCCTAA
- the mtrB gene encoding trp RNA-binding attenuation protein MtrB — MPNRVEEDYVVIKALEDGVTIIGLTRGEQTKFHHTEKLDAGEVMLAQFTEHTSAIKIRGKADIITEHGEATSGDVDAE, encoded by the coding sequence ATGCCAAATAGAGTTGAGGAAGATTATGTAGTAATTAAAGCCTTAGAAGATGGAGTTACAATTATCGGTTTGACTAGAGGAGAGCAGACTAAGTTCCATCATACTGAGAAGTTAGATGCTGGTGAAGTCATGTTAGCCCAGTTTACTGAACATACTTCAGCCATTAAGATAAGGGGTAAGGCTGATATTATTACTGAACATGGTGAGGCAACATCAGGAGACGTTGACGCGGAATAG
- a CDS encoding DapH/DapD/GlmU-related protein, whose amino-acid sequence MEVNQADYYQIRTTVGGTESYKLRDKLSDYDLHYSVKVIRGPEGRKVDLSVVVKGEMLEEMMALIENICLDPIITIVPVTDFKDQKEIREWRKVTLMDGASVSSLAELYDGVYLDHGSRVVGNAILNEEVKIGQNTFVGTGVIIRSNTVIGDNCHIGTGAIIGDNVEIGNNVKIEENVTIRSDVKIGNDVSIGTAANLESNVTIRDKIRIGPLARIFNVGRKRAKLESADDRKVISTVIEGGTFIGSGAIVGGTVGKNVMVGSNAIVHTANIESEVTVGSGAVVPYGSKVESGLTVIGSPARPIEDYQQEKKLFEFLAEKYEDELE is encoded by the coding sequence ATGGAAGTTAATCAAGCAGACTATTATCAGATAAGAACTACTGTAGGCGGTACTGAAAGCTATAAACTACGGGATAAACTTTCTGATTATGATCTCCATTATTCAGTTAAAGTAATTAGAGGACCTGAAGGAAGAAAGGTTGATTTATCAGTTGTAGTTAAAGGTGAGATGCTAGAGGAAATGATGGCTTTAATTGAAAATATCTGTCTGGATCCGATTATTACTATCGTTCCAGTAACAGATTTTAAGGACCAGAAAGAAATAAGAGAGTGGCGTAAAGTAACGTTAATGGATGGTGCCAGTGTCAGTTCTCTGGCTGAACTCTATGATGGTGTCTATTTAGACCACGGAAGTCGGGTAGTTGGTAATGCTATTTTAAATGAAGAGGTAAAGATTGGGCAGAATACATTTGTGGGAACCGGAGTTATCATTAGAAGTAATACAGTTATTGGAGATAATTGTCATATCGGTACTGGAGCTATCATTGGTGACAATGTTGAAATTGGAAATAATGTTAAGATTGAAGAAAATGTTACAATTAGAAGTGATGTAAAAATCGGGAATGATGTTTCAATTGGAACTGCGGCTAATTTGGAGAGTAATGTAACGATTAGAGATAAGATTAGAATCGGACCTCTGGCCAGAATCTTCAATGTCGGTCGCAAACGGGCTAAGTTGGAATCGGCTGATGATCGAAAGGTTATCTCTACAGTTATTGAAGGCGGTACTTTTATCGGCAGCGGTGCTATTGTAGGAGGCACAGTTGGAAAAAATGTAATGGTTGGTTCGAATGCCATTGTGCATACTGCTAATATAGAGTCCGAGGTTACTGTTGGCTCAGGAGCTGTTGTGCCTTATGGAAGCAAAGTAGAGTCCGGTTTGACTGTTATTGGGTCTCCTGCTAGACCGATTGAAGATTATCAACAAGAAAAGAAGCTGTTTGAATTTTTGGCTGAAAAGTATGAAGATGAGTTAGAGTAG
- a CDS encoding phosphatidylglycerophosphatase A family protein, with translation MKELVINLLKQRGVKLKAIAEIVYELQVPYNPNLTLEDCIINVERVFEKREVQHTILTGLALDKMAEDDKLEEPLATIIKTDEPLYGIDESLAMTIANIYGTIGVTSFGYLDKEKTGIIKKLDNSQGRVDTFLDDIVAGIASAASARLAHQLKQEEQEQAEIS, from the coding sequence ATGAAAGAGCTGGTGATTAATTTATTAAAGCAGAGAGGGGTTAAATTGAAGGCTATAGCAGAGATCGTTTATGAACTGCAAGTGCCTTATAATCCTAATTTAACTTTAGAAGACTGTATTATTAATGTAGAGCGGGTATTTGAAAAACGGGAAGTACAGCATACAATCTTAACCGGTTTAGCCTTAGATAAGATGGCTGAAGATGATAAATTAGAAGAGCCGCTGGCTACTATTATTAAGACTGATGAACCGCTGTATGGAATTGATGAAAGCTTGGCTATGACGATAGCAAATATTTACGGTACTATTGGAGTAACTAGTTTTGGATATTTAGATAAAGAAAAGACAGGAATTATCAAAAAACTGGATAATAGTCAAGGAAGAGTGGACACCTTTCTTGATGACATTGTAGCAGGAATTGCTTCCGCAGCATCAGCTAGGCTGGCTCATCAACTGAAACAGGAAGAACAGGAACAGGCAGAAATTTCATAA
- a CDS encoding DNA polymerase III subunit alpha yields the protein MSGFVHLHCHTEYSLLDGAARIGELVTQAADYGMPALAITDHGNMYGAVEFYKAAKDAGIKPIIGSEVYVAPESRFNQKHNRADSPYHLVLLAKNNQGYRNLLKLVSKGYLEGFYYKPQIDLELLRKYNEGLICLSGCLAGRIARGLLNEQQQQVKEMISTYQDIFGENDFYLELQDQGLRKEKIINHSLIELGEEMDVPLVATNDVHYLNQEDAQAHDVLLCIQTGKLLTTEDRMKFPNDEFYLKSGQEMADIFSEVPQAIENTVEIAKRCNVELDFDQTYLPYYDVPEEKNLSSYLRELCLKGARKRYGEVTDEVQERLDYELEIINEMGYPAYFLIVWDFIEYAKEKGIMVGPGRGSAAGSLVSYVLGITDIDPLEHGLIFERFLNPQRVSMPDIDIDFCYQRRDEVIDYVTEKYGQDRVAQIITFGTMAARAVVRDVGRVLDLSYAQVDKIAKLIPFDADLDEALESSQELKDLCQKKDEIKELIDYAQKLEGLPRHASTHAAGVVISKEELTEYTPLQQNKGEVTTQYPMGDLEAIGLLKMDFLGLRTLTVINNTLEIIERTQGIKLDLDEIPLDDEQTYQLLQTGNTEGLFQIESNLFQRLIADLKPTRFEDLIALLALGRPGPLGSGMVDDFIKRRHGEAEVEYPHADLEEILEETYGVILYQEQVMRIANEIAGYSLGEADILRRGMGKKKPELLKKHRQKFIDGALDKGYSEELANELFDLMEYFGGYGFNKSHSAAYAFVSYRTAYLKTYYPVEYMAALLSSIMGNSDKVARYIEECNRMGIEVLPPDVNESEVRFTVVGDRIRFGLEAVKNVGQKAIEEIIRARQEEGAFESLTDFCQKVFLGKVNQRVIESLIKAGAFDSLGAYRSQMLTVIEDLYEQAHKIQKEKGNGQQSFGDFLNADEFGNVEVKLPEMSEYSHDQLLAMEREYLGLYISGHPIDKYQDLLAENRFESIVAIKDLADKEEVRFGGIINSINQIITKNGKDMAFLELEDRTGQLEVVVFPEQYNKFQELLIPNEFIMGQGRLDQNEEGAKLIAHSLQKAPEKKLYLKVKEISSAELQQLAAALKKFSGSTPVYLVLKLNREKIIISTSSQFSVKLEPGLENRLQEISGVEDYILA from the coding sequence ATGAGTGGTTTTGTACATCTCCATTGTCACACTGAATATAGTCTTCTTGATGGAGCGGCTAGAATTGGAGAATTAGTAACCCAAGCTGCTGACTATGGAATGCCAGCCTTAGCTATTACTGATCACGGAAATATGTATGGGGCAGTAGAATTTTACAAAGCAGCTAAAGATGCTGGAATTAAACCGATTATCGGTTCTGAAGTCTATGTAGCCCCAGAGAGTAGATTTAATCAGAAACATAACCGGGCAGATAGTCCTTATCATTTGGTTTTACTGGCTAAAAATAACCAGGGATATCGAAATTTATTAAAGTTAGTTTCTAAAGGATATCTTGAGGGATTTTATTATAAACCGCAAATTGACCTAGAACTGCTTAGAAAATATAATGAAGGACTAATATGTTTAAGCGGCTGCCTGGCAGGTAGAATAGCTAGAGGTCTTTTGAATGAACAGCAACAGCAGGTAAAAGAAATGATCAGCACTTATCAAGATATATTTGGTGAGAATGATTTTTATCTGGAATTACAGGATCAGGGCTTAAGAAAAGAAAAGATAATCAATCATTCATTAATCGAGTTAGGGGAAGAGATGGATGTACCGTTAGTGGCTACCAATGATGTTCATTATCTTAACCAGGAAGATGCTCAGGCCCATGATGTCTTACTCTGTATTCAGACAGGTAAGCTGCTGACAACAGAGGATAGAATGAAGTTTCCCAATGATGAATTTTACTTAAAGAGCGGCCAGGAGATGGCTGATATTTTTTCCGAAGTGCCACAGGCAATTGAGAATACTGTAGAGATTGCTAAACGCTGTAATGTAGAATTAGATTTTGATCAGACCTATCTTCCATATTATGATGTGCCGGAGGAGAAGAATCTATCTTCTTATTTGCGGGAGTTATGTTTAAAAGGAGCTAGAAAGCGTTATGGTGAAGTAACTGATGAAGTGCAGGAACGGCTGGATTATGAATTAGAGATTATTAACGAAATGGGATATCCGGCTTATTTTTTAATTGTCTGGGACTTTATTGAATATGCTAAAGAAAAAGGGATTATGGTCGGCCCTGGACGGGGAAGTGCAGCCGGCAGTTTAGTTTCTTATGTATTAGGGATTACAGATATAGATCCACTGGAGCACGGTTTGATCTTTGAGAGATTTTTAAATCCTCAGCGGGTGAGTATGCCTGATATTGATATAGATTTCTGTTATCAGCGGCGTGATGAAGTAATTGATTATGTAACTGAAAAGTATGGACAGGATCGGGTAGCCCAGATTATTACTTTTGGAACTATGGCAGCTCGGGCAGTAGTCAGGGATGTAGGAAGGGTTCTGGATCTTTCCTATGCTCAGGTGGATAAGATAGCAAAGTTAATTCCTTTTGATGCTGATTTAGATGAGGCTTTGGAGTCTTCTCAGGAGCTTAAAGATCTTTGCCAGAAAAAGGATGAGATAAAAGAGCTAATCGATTATGCTCAGAAATTAGAAGGGCTGCCGCGCCATGCTTCCACTCATGCAGCCGGAGTTGTTATTTCTAAAGAGGAATTAACAGAGTATACTCCCCTCCAGCAGAATAAAGGGGAGGTTACTACTCAGTATCCGATGGGAGACCTAGAGGCTATCGGTCTGTTAAAGATGGACTTTCTAGGACTGCGGACCTTAACAGTAATTAATAATACATTAGAAATTATTGAACGAACTCAAGGAATCAAACTGGATTTAGATGAGATTCCGCTTGATGATGAGCAGACATATCAACTGCTGCAGACCGGTAATACTGAAGGTCTCTTTCAGATTGAATCCAATCTCTTTCAGCGGTTGATTGCTGACTTAAAGCCGACACGGTTTGAGGACTTAATTGCTCTATTGGCTTTAGGGAGGCCGGGGCCGTTAGGCAGCGGTATGGTGGATGACTTTATCAAACGGCGCCATGGAGAAGCAGAGGTTGAGTATCCTCATGCTGATCTGGAAGAGATCTTAGAAGAGACCTATGGTGTGATTCTTTATCAGGAACAGGTAATGCGGATTGCTAATGAAATAGCCGGTTACAGCCTTGGGGAAGCAGATATTCTCCGCCGGGGTATGGGCAAAAAGAAACCTGAGCTGTTGAAAAAGCACCGCCAGAAGTTTATTGACGGTGCTCTGGATAAAGGATATTCTGAAGAATTGGCCAATGAATTATTTGATTTAATGGAGTACTTTGGTGGTTACGGCTTTAATAAATCCCACAGTGCCGCCTATGCTTTTGTTTCTTATCGAACTGCTTATCTCAAGACTTATTATCCGGTAGAGTATATGGCAGCATTATTAAGCAGTATCATGGGCAATAGCGATAAAGTTGCCCGCTATATTGAAGAATGTAACCGCATGGGAATAGAAGTTTTACCGCCTGATGTGAATGAAAGTGAGGTTAGATTTACTGTAGTTGGAGATAGGATTAGATTTGGCCTGGAGGCAGTTAAAAATGTGGGGCAGAAAGCTATTGAAGAGATAATCAGAGCCCGACAGGAAGAAGGCGCTTTTGAATCTTTAACTGATTTCTGCCAGAAGGTCTTCTTAGGTAAGGTTAACCAGCGGGTGATAGAGAGTTTAATTAAGGCTGGAGCCTTTGATTCTTTAGGGGCTTATCGATCACAGATGTTAACAGTTATAGAAGATCTTTATGAACAGGCCCATAAAATACAGAAAGAGAAGGGGAATGGACAGCAGTCTTTCGGTGACTTTCTGAATGCTGATGAGTTTGGTAATGTTGAAGTAAAGCTGCCGGAGATGTCTGAATACAGCCATGACCAGTTACTGGCTATGGAACGGGAGTATTTAGGCCTCTATATTTCTGGTCATCCTATTGATAAATATCAGGACTTATTAGCGGAGAATAGATTTGAATCTATAGTGGCCATCAAAGATTTAGCTGATAAAGAAGAGGTTCGATTTGGAGGTATTATAAATAGCATAAATCAGATTATAACTAAGAATGGAAAAGATATGGCTTTTTTAGAGTTAGAAGATAGGACAGGTCAGTTAGAAGTAGTAGTCTTTCCTGAGCAGTATAATAAATTTCAAGAACTATTGATACCTAATGAGTTTATAATGGGGCAGGGAAGATTAGATCAGAATGAGGAAGGCGCTAAATTAATTGCTCATAGTCTGCAGAAAGCACCAGAAAAGAAATTATATTTGAAAGTAAAGGAAATTAGTTCTGCGGAATTACAACAATTGGCTGCAGCATTAAAGAAATTTTCGGGTTCTACACCTGTTTACTTAGTGCTTAAGTTAAACAGAGAGAAGATTATTATTTCAACCAGTAGTCAGTTTTCAGTTAAATTAGAACCAGGATTGGAGAATAGATTGCAGGAAATTTCTGGAGTGGAAGATTACATTCTTGCTTAG
- a CDS encoding YtrH family sporulation protein encodes MQRIIIAFFTSLGVLLGGVLVGSLASAFTQQSPIKLMFKLAKDIKLWAIATAIGGTFSNLRVLEGGFMEGKISLVAKQLLVLISAFLGAQLAIWLITILTGGK; translated from the coding sequence ATGCAGAGAATAATTATAGCCTTCTTTACTTCACTTGGAGTCTTATTAGGGGGAGTATTAGTCGGAAGTTTAGCTAGTGCCTTTACACAGCAATCACCAATTAAGCTGATGTTTAAATTAGCCAAAGATATCAAACTATGGGCTATCGCCACTGCTATCGGTGGAACTTTTTCCAACCTAAGAGTTTTAGAAGGCGGCTTCATGGAGGGAAAAATATCTTTAGTAGCCAAACAGCTATTAGTCTTAATCTCAGCATTTTTAGGAGCCCAGTTAGCTATCTGGTTAATCACTATTTTAACCGGAGGTAAATAG
- a CDS encoding pyridoxal phosphate-dependent aminotransferase, whose protein sequence is MYLTSKVQKIEESPTLAISSKATQMKNQGLDIVGLGAGEPDFETPDHIKEAAIEAIEAGFTNYTTTSGILELKEAICDKLKRENGLEYSPEEIIVSSGAKHSLYNTLQAICGGGDEIIVPTPYWVSYPQQIKLAGGEAAIVETEEENGFKLKPEDLRAGITDKTRGVILNSPSNPTGAVYTEDELTEIAEIAVENGIYIIADEIYEKIYYDEKPVSIASLGKEVRDLTILINGVSKAYSMTGWRIGYAAADSRIVSAMSKLQSHSTSNPNSIAQKASIAALEGSQDPVDKMVAAFEERRNYIVNRINRINGLSAQNPKGAFYLFVNGTELIGSTVADEEITDDYKLADVLLTETRVAVVPGSAFGAPGYLRLSYAASLSELTKALDRIEDLLGIEA, encoded by the coding sequence ATGTATCTAACATCCAAGGTGCAGAAAATTGAGGAATCACCTACTTTAGCAATTAGTTCAAAAGCAACTCAAATGAAAAATCAGGGGCTTGATATTGTTGGTTTAGGAGCGGGAGAACCTGATTTTGAGACACCAGACCATATAAAAGAAGCAGCAATTGAGGCAATTGAAGCTGGATTTACTAATTATACTACGACTTCCGGAATTCTAGAATTAAAAGAGGCTATCTGTGATAAACTGAAACGAGAAAATGGGTTAGAATATAGCCCTGAAGAGATTATTGTTTCTTCTGGAGCCAAGCATTCACTATATAATACCCTTCAGGCTATCTGTGGAGGCGGCGATGAAATTATCGTACCTACTCCTTACTGGGTAAGCTATCCCCAGCAGATTAAGTTAGCAGGGGGAGAAGCGGCAATTGTTGAGACAGAAGAAGAGAATGGCTTTAAACTTAAGCCTGAAGATTTAAGGGCTGGAATTACTGATAAAACCCGGGGGGTTATTCTGAATTCTCCTTCCAATCCTACTGGAGCAGTCTATACTGAGGATGAATTAACAGAGATTGCTGAAATAGCCGTGGAGAATGGAATTTATATTATTGCTGATGAGATTTATGAAAAAATATATTATGACGAGAAGCCGGTAAGTATAGCCAGTCTGGGTAAAGAAGTTAGGGATTTAACAATCTTAATCAATGGTGTTTCTAAGGCTTATTCCATGACCGGCTGGAGAATCGGCTATGCAGCTGCTGATAGCAGGATAGTGTCTGCTATGTCGAAACTGCAGAGTCATAGTACTTCTAATCCAAACTCTATTGCTCAGAAGGCCAGTATAGCTGCATTAGAGGGCAGTCAGGATCCTGTAGATAAGATGGTAGCAGCCTTTGAGGAGCGGAGGAATTATATTGTAAATAGAATTAATCGAATCAATGGTTTGTCAGCCCAGAATCCTAAAGGAGCTTTTTATTTATTTGTTAATGGTACTGAATTAATAGGAAGTACAGTAGCTGATGAAGAGATTACTGATGATTATAAGTTGGCTGATGTTCTGCTTACTGAAACTAGAGTGGCAGTGGTACCCGGTTCAGCCTTCGGTGCTCCCGGCTATCTACGTTTATCTTATGCGGCTTCCCTGTCGGAATTAACTAAAGCCTTGGATAGAATTGAAGATCTATTAGGAATTGAAGCTTAA
- the typA gene encoding translational GTPase TypA encodes MELITRDDIRNIAIIAHVDHGKTTLVDSMLKQSGVFHEQKQVENRVMDTNDLERERGITILSKNTAIDYQGTKINIVDTPGHADFGGEVERILKMVDGVLLIVDGFEGPMPQTKFVLRKALALDLKPVVVINKIDRSNARPYEVEDEVLELFIELEASAEQLEFPVVYASGLEGFAREEIGEENNDLEPLFQEIITKIPPPAVDLTAPLQMVVTTIEYNDYVGRLAVGKIKRGRVSNGAVVSICRSDGSIITDQISSLYKYSGLGRKEVEEAKAGDIVAIAGLEEINIGETIADKDAPEPLPFIEIEKPTVTMTFTTNDSPFAGQEGEFLTSRHLQARFDKELESNVALDIAETESPDTWRVSGRGLLHLSVLIETMRREGYEFQVSKPDVITKKENGQKLEPIKELVIDIPEEFMGTIMEEIGQRKGQMQNMTQLNADRVRLEFGIPARGLIGFRSDFLTITKGEGIINHTFSHYAPYRGELPERQHGSLIATEEGEVTRFGIFNAQERGTIFVKPGTRVYRGMIIGANARQNDLDINICKQKKLDNMRSGSADEAIDLIPSTDLSLEEALNYIDDDEYVEVTPHNIRLRKKILNAKQRRKSNKN; translated from the coding sequence ATGGAATTAATTACTAGAGATGATATTAGAAATATAGCCATTATTGCTCATGTTGATCATGGAAAGACAACTTTAGTTGATAGTATGTTAAAACAGAGCGGAGTTTTTCATGAGCAGAAGCAGGTAGAAAACCGAGTGATGGATACTAATGATTTAGAGCGGGAGCGCGGGATTACTATCTTATCTAAGAATACTGCTATTGATTATCAGGGAACTAAGATCAATATTGTCGATACTCCCGGCCATGCTGATTTTGGAGGAGAAGTAGAACGAATTTTAAAGATGGTAGACGGCGTATTATTGATTGTAGATGGTTTTGAAGGACCGATGCCGCAGACAAAGTTTGTTTTACGAAAAGCATTGGCCTTGGATCTAAAACCGGTAGTAGTAATTAATAAGATAGATCGCAGTAATGCCCGACCTTATGAAGTAGAAGATGAAGTTTTGGAACTATTTATTGAATTGGAAGCTTCTGCTGAACAGTTGGAGTTTCCAGTAGTTTATGCTTCAGGGTTGGAGGGATTCGCCAGAGAAGAAATAGGAGAAGAGAATAATGATTTAGAACCTTTATTCCAGGAAATAATTACTAAAATTCCGCCTCCAGCTGTAGATTTAACTGCTCCGCTGCAGATGGTCGTGACTACAATAGAGTATAATGATTATGTAGGAAGGTTGGCAGTAGGTAAGATCAAACGAGGAAGAGTATCCAATGGAGCTGTAGTTTCAATCTGTAGATCAGATGGCAGTATTATTACTGATCAGATAAGTAGTCTCTATAAATATTCAGGCCTTGGGCGCAAAGAAGTAGAAGAGGCCAAGGCTGGTGATATAGTAGCAATTGCTGGTTTAGAAGAGATAAATATTGGGGAGACGATTGCAGATAAAGATGCTCCTGAACCGCTACCGTTTATTGAGATTGAAAAACCGACAGTGACGATGACTTTTACTACTAATGACAGTCCTTTTGCTGGACAGGAAGGTGAATTTTTAACTTCACGACATCTACAGGCTAGATTTGATAAAGAACTGGAGAGTAATGTAGCTTTGGATATTGCCGAGACTGAAAGCCCGGATACCTGGCGGGTTTCAGGGCGGGGACTGCTGCATTTATCAGTCTTAATTGAGACTATGCGGCGGGAAGGTTATGAATTTCAGGTTTCTAAACCGGATGTAATCACTAAAAAAGAGAATGGGCAGAAGTTAGAGCCGATAAAAGAATTAGTAATCGATATTCCGGAAGAATTTATGGGAACAATTATGGAAGAGATAGGCCAGCGTAAGGGCCAGATGCAGAATATGACTCAGCTTAATGCTGATAGAGTTAGACTGGAGTTTGGGATCCCGGCTCGAGGTTTGATCGGCTTTAGATCTGACTTTTTGACTATAACTAAAGGAGAAGGGATTATTAACCATACCTTTTCCCATTATGCTCCTTATCGGGGTGAACTGCCGGAAAGACAGCATGGTTCTTTAATAGCGACGGAAGAAGGTGAAGTAACAAGATTCGGTATCTTTAATGCACAGGAGCGAGGAACTATCTTTGTCAAGCCTGGAACTAGAGTCTATCGCGGTATGATTATCGGAGCTAATGCCCGGCAGAATGATCTAGATATTAATATCTGTAAGCAGAAGAAATTGGATAACATGCGTTCTGGTTCTGCTGATGAGGCAATCGACTTAATTCCTTCTACTGATCTAAGTCTGGAAGAAGCCTTAAATTATATTGATGATGATGAGTATGTTGAAGTAACACCGCATAATATTAGATTGAGAAAGAAAATTTTAAATGCTAAGCAGCGTAGAAAGTCTAATAAGAATTGA
- a CDS encoding histidinol-phosphatase HisJ family protein, whose translation MLVDYHVHPIAHDDGDHSKDNLRKFVKQAKKKGIKEVGIADHNRYHNMFQLDNIQVVNQEFNDVELKFGIEMDYTPGKEEEIADFLTQFNFDFVIGSIHYLGDWMFDHPDYIDEYNNRDIDEVYERYFNYLSQAARSGLFDIIGHLDLIKVFDFHPQSDILEYVGPALQAIAKEKLCIELNTNGLNKPVEEIYPSRKILEEAYKLEIPVTLSSDAHISKRVGENLDSAQDLLKDIGYEKIATFKDRQRKLVSI comes from the coding sequence ATGTTAGTAGATTATCATGTTCATCCTATTGCTCACGATGATGGAGACCATTCAAAAGACAACTTAAGAAAGTTTGTGAAGCAGGCTAAAAAGAAGGGGATTAAGGAAGTAGGAATTGCTGACCATAACCGTTATCATAATATGTTTCAACTAGACAATATCCAGGTTGTCAACCAAGAGTTCAATGATGTTGAGCTTAAGTTTGGGATTGAAATGGATTATACTCCTGGAAAGGAAGAAGAAATTGCTGATTTTTTAACTCAATTTAATTTTGATTTTGTAATCGGCTCTATACATTATCTTGGTGATTGGATGTTTGACCATCCTGACTATATTGATGAATATAATAATCGTGATATTGATGAAGTCTATGAAAGATACTTTAATTATCTATCTCAGGCTGCCAGATCAGGTCTGTTTGATATTATAGGCCATCTTGATTTAATTAAAGTCTTTGATTTTCATCCGCAGAGTGATATATTAGAGTATGTGGGGCCAGCTTTGCAAGCAATAGCTAAAGAAAAACTCTGTATTGAACTTAATACAAATGGGCTTAATAAGCCTGTAGAAGAGATCTATCCTAGCCGTAAAATATTAGAAGAAGCATATAAGTTAGAGATTCCTGTAACTTTAAGTTCAGATGCTCATATTTCTAAGCGGGTAGGGGAGAATTTAGATTCAGCACAAGACCTTCTAAAGGATATAGGATATGAGAAAATAGCTACTTTTAAGGACCGACAGCGTAAATTAGTAAGTATTTAA
- a CDS encoding secondary thiamine-phosphate synthase enzyme YjbQ yields MVYGLTISTNSKTEMIDITNKVQSLISDLSLSSGICTLFVPHTTAAVTINENADPTVQQDILKELNKVIPFEDDYQHLEGNSAAHIKSTLVGCSQQIIIEQGELALGTWQGIYFCEFDGPRSRKLKIKLVGKE; encoded by the coding sequence ATGGTTTATGGTCTAACAATAAGCACCAATTCAAAGACTGAAATGATAGATATAACCAATAAAGTTCAGAGTCTAATTTCAGATTTAAGTTTAAGCTCCGGAATCTGTACTCTATTTGTACCTCATACTACTGCTGCAGTTACTATTAATGAGAATGCTGATCCAACAGTGCAGCAGGATATTTTAAAAGAATTAAATAAAGTAATTCCTTTTGAAGATGATTATCAGCATTTAGAAGGGAATTCAGCTGCCCATATTAAATCAACATTAGTTGGCTGTAGCCAGCAGATAATTATTGAGCAGGGAGAATTGGCTTTAGGAACTTGGCAGGGGATTTATTTTTGTGAATTTGATGGTCCTCGGTCTAGAAAATTAAAGATAAAATTGGTTGGAAAAGAGTAA